In one window of bacterium DNA:
- the tnpB gene encoding IS66 family insertion sequence element accessory protein TnpB produces the protein MMRPTETVRVHLCRDAVDFRKQINGLSILAEEELELDPFSSHVFAFCNRRRDQVKLLYWERNGFVLWQKRLEKDRFPWPREDEREVLAVTGRELNWLLDGIDVFQLKPHESLSFSAVR, from the coding sequence GTGATGCGACCCACCGAGACGGTGCGGGTGCACCTCTGCCGTGACGCCGTGGACTTCCGAAAGCAGATCAACGGCCTTTCCATTCTGGCCGAAGAAGAGTTGGAGCTGGACCCGTTCTCCTCGCACGTGTTCGCGTTCTGCAATCGGCGTCGCGACCAGGTGAAGCTGCTCTACTGGGAGCGCAATGGGTTCGTGCTGTGGCAGAAGCGCCTCGAAAAGGATCGGTTCCCGTGGCCGAGGGAGGATGAGCGCGAAGTTCTTGCCGTCACGGGACGAGAGCTGAACTGGTTACTTGACGGGATCGACGTCTTCCAACTGAAGCCGCATGAATCGCTTTCGTTCTCGGCTGTGAGGTAG